One part of the Populus alba chromosome 18, ASM523922v2, whole genome shotgun sequence genome encodes these proteins:
- the LOC118039585 gene encoding probable serine/threonine-protein kinase PIX13, with product MGICSQPDKPKSDPVPSFIDISAVFSLKLSLKQVMHLLSVPTAGSLLQAEVNILGKLSHPNLVKLLGYCHEKEVPLVYEFMQNDCLNYHLFGKGSIQPLPWDIRLKVAVGITQGLAYLHSPEVLVIHRDLRSSNILLDKRIHNTDVTSMFWFYSSSIMQRYQILAWHQFFHLMIPVSKLVMGTYGYAAPEIMRAGRFYAKSDVFSFGVVLVEMLTGSRAIDTKRPNGKDVVVNWVIPFLSNKRKLKKKTMDTRLEGKYPIKEASLIAQFAIRCLQLEPKFRPSMKEIAETSEQIVAHQLKAT from the exons ATGGGTATTTGCTCTCAACCCGACAAGCCAAAGTCAGACCCTGTACCAAGCTTTATTGATATCAGTGCAG TTTTTAGCTTGAAGTTGTCTCTGAAGCAGGTGATGCATCTTTTGTCAGTGCCAACAGCTGGCTCACTGCTGCAA GCAGAGGTGAATATTCTGGGAAAGCTTTCCCATCCTAACCTTGTTAAGCTGTTGGGATACTGTCATGAGAAAGAGGTTCCCCTTGTCTATGAGTTTATGCAAAATGATTGCTTAAATTACCATCTATTTGGAA AGGGCTCAATTCAGCCTCTTCCATGGGACATAAGGTTAAAGGTTGCTGTGGGAATCACTCAAGGCCTGGCTTACTTGCACTCTCCAGAGGTGTTGGTAATTCACAGAGATCTAAGATCTTCAAATATACTTCTTGATAAG AGGATCCATAATACTGATGTTACTTCTATGTTTTGGTTTTACTCCAGTTCTATAATGCAAAGATATCAGATTTTGGCTTGGCATCAGTTCTTTCACCTGATGATTCCCGTGTCGAAACTCGTGATGGGCACGTATGGTTATGCTGCTCCTGAGATCATGAGGGCAG GAAGATTTTACGCAAAGAGTGATGTCTTTAGTTTTGGAGTTGTTCTGGTTGAGATGCTAACAGGTTCACGGGCGATTGATACGAAACGTCCAAATGGCAAAGATGTAGTGGTGAACTGGGTCATTCCATTTCTatcaaacaaaagaaagctgaaaaaaaaaacaatggacaCTCGGTTAGAGGGGAAATATCCCATCAAAGAAGCTTCACTAATAGCCCAGTTTGCTATTAGGTGTCTTCAACTTGAACCCAAGTTCCGGCCATCCATGAAAGAAATCGCTGAGACATCGGAACAGATTGTAGCCCATCAACTTAAAGCTACCTGA
- the LOC118039577 gene encoding probable serine/threonine-protein kinase PIX13 translates to MGICWSSLPDQKPNSLPIVPSNIDNLSAGDTSSLGDNSWLSVGSGNITAWASQVSGSFTRIWGKNNGIHEDSRYLDAGSDEDFENGGISNIAVGNLKVFSYVQLIAATNNFGRDMVVGRGGFGKVYKGWQKEMVPSKGIKKSAIAVKKLGTASRQGFKQWQAEVNLLGRLSHPNLVKLLGYCYENKQSLLVYEYLPNGSLNYHLFGKASVQPLTWDIRFKIVIGVAQGLTYMHSPEVSVLHRDLKSSNILLDEFYNARIADFGLAALVPLADESQAEAHLMGTYGYAAPEVYVTGHRNAKSDVYSFGVVLVEMLTGLRAIDRRRPNEQQFLVSWVIPFLSSKRKLKSIMDTRLKGKYPLKEASHVARLAIRCLKVEPKIRPSMKEIAETLEQVEVRKYKSIRS, encoded by the exons ATGGGGATTTGCTGGAGCTCTTTACCTGATCAGAAGCCAAACTCACTTCCCATAGTACCAAGTAACATAGATAATCTCAGTGCAG GTGATACTAGTTCTCTCGGAGATAACAGCTGGCTGAGTGTTGGAAGCGGCAATATTACAGCATGGGCGTCTCAAGTAAGTGGGAGTTTTACTCGTATTTGGGGCAAGAACAATGGAATTCATGAGGACAGCCGATATTTAGATGCCGGTAGTGATGAGGATTTTGAAAATGGTGGAATCAGTAACATTGCTGTGGGAAACTTGAAAGTTTTCTCATATGTACAATTGATAGCTGCAACTAATAATTTTGGAAGAGATATGGTGGTGGGCAGGGGAGGTTTTGGCAAAGTATACAAGGGTTGGCAAAAGGAGATGGTGCCATCAAAGGGGATAAAGAAGTCAGCCATTGCTGTAAAGAAGTTGGGTACTGCAAGCAGGCAAGGATTTAAGCAGTGGCAG GCAGAGGTGAACCTTTTGGGAAGACTTTCTCATCCTAATCTTGTAAAGCTGTTGGGGTATTGCTACGAGAATAAACAGTCTCTCCTTGTCTATGAGTACCTTCCCAATGGAAGCCTCAATTACCATTTGTTTGGAA AGGCCTCAGTCCAGCCACTTACTTGGGACATAAGATTTAAGATTGTTATAGGAGTTGCTCAGGGCCTGACTTACATGCACAGTCCTGAGGTATCGGTACTTCATAGAGATTTGAAGTCCTCGAACATACTTCTTGATGAG TTCTATAATGCAAGGATAGCAGACTTTGGCTTGGCGGCGTTGGTTCCTTTAGCTGATGAATCACAGGCTGAAGCTCATTTAATGGGCACATATGGTTATGCTGCTCCTGAGGTGTATGTCACAG GACATCGTAATGCGAAGAGTGATGTGTACAGTTTTGGAGTTGTTTTGGTCGAGATGCTAACAGGCTTGCGAGCAATCGACAGGAGACGTCCGAATGAGCAACAGTTTCTGGTGTCCTGGGTAATACCATTTCTGTCAAGCAAAAGAAAGTTGAAAAGCATAATGGACACACGGTTGAAAGGGAAATATCCTCTCAAAGAAGCATCACATGTTGCTCGGCTTGCTATCAGATGTCTTAAGGTGGAGCCCAAAATCCGGCCATCCATGAAAGAAATTGCTGAGACATTGGAACAGGTTGAAGTGCGCAAATACAAGAGTATCAGATCCTAA